The nucleotide window CGATGGGCTTCCTGCCGTGGAACTTCAACCCCGCCAAGATTTTTATGGGCGATGCCGGCTCCATGTTCCTCGGCTACGTGCTGGCGACGGTCGCCATCCAGGGGTCGCTCAAGTCCCCGGCGCTCATCACGCTGGCCGTGCCGATTCTCGCGCTCGGCGTGCCGATCTTCGACACGGCGTTCGCCATCCTGCGCCGCTGGCGCGCCGGCCGGCCCATCATGCAGGCCGACCGCGGCCACCTGCACCATCGCCTGCTGGCCATCGGGCTGACCCAGCGGGAGACGGTGCTGCTGCTCTATTGCGTCAGCGGCTGGTTCGCCGTCGGCTCGCTCGCCATCGTGCGGCTGCCCGTGCTCGTCTCCACCATGGTGCTGGCGTTCGTCGGCTTCACCCTGTACGTCGCCGTGAACGTATTGCGGCTCCGCGTCTCCACGCGTTCGGAGCAGGCGAGCGGGTCGGACCGGTGACGCGCCGGCCGCTCGTCGTCTCGATCTTCGGCACCCGCCCTGAGGCGGTGAAGATGGCGCCGATCGTGCGCGCCATCGCCGCCGATCCGGACCTGGAGGGCCGCGTGCTCGTCACCGCCCAGCACCGCGAACTGCTGGATGCCGTCCTCGACCACTTCGACATCCGCCCCGACGCCGACTTGAACCTGATGGAGAGCCGCCAGTCGCTGGACCGGATCGCCGCCCGCGCGATCAGCGGCGTGGCGGAGGTCCTGCGGGAGTGGAAGCCGGACTTCGTCCTCGTTCACGGCGACACCGTCACCACGGTGGCGGCGTCGCTCGCCGCGTTCTTCGAGCGGATCCCGTGCGGCCACGTGGAGGCCGGCTTGCGCAGCGGCCACCGCTGGGACCCGTTCCCCGAGGAGATGGACCGCCTGCTCGCGGACGCGATCGCGGAGATCCACCTGGCGCCGACGCCCCGCGCGCGGGAGCACCTGCGGCGCGAGGGCGTGTCGGAGGATCGCATCTACGTCACGGGCAACTCCGCCATCGACGCCTTCCTGTACACCGTCGAACGCGCGCGGCCGCCGCGCCGCCCGGAGACGGCGGCCCTGCAGGGAGGCCGGCGGGTGCTGGCGGTGGAGACGCACCGGCGCGAGAACTGGGACGGGGCCATCGCGGAGATCGCCCGCGCCGTGGGCGATGTCGTCGATGCTCACCCGGACGTGGAAGTGATCTATTCCGTCCACCCGAACCCGGTCGTCAGGGACGCCGTCCACGGCGTCCTGGCCGGCAAGCCGCGCGTGCATCTCTGCGAGCCGTTCACCTATCCGGAGTGGGTGTACGTCGTGGCGCACAGCTATTTCGTGCTTTCGGACTCGGGCGGCATCCAGGAGGAGGCGCCGGCCATCGGCAAGCCGCTGATCGTCGCGCGCCGCACCACGGAGCGGCCGGAGGCCATCGAGGCGGGCACGGCGTGGCTGGCCGGCACGAGCTACGACGAAATCCGCCACGCGCTGGAAACGCTATTGACCGACCGGGAGCGTTACCAGCGGATGGCTCGCGCCAGGAATCCCTTCGGGGACGGCCGCGCGGCGGAGCGGACCGTGGCGGCCGTCAAGCACCGGCTGGGACTCGGGCCGCGGCCGGAACCGTTCGAGCCGCACGCCGGCTGAGGGCGAGACGCCGGCGGGCGGCGCGCCAAGGAGCGCGGCGCTGCCGGCCGTGCCGCATCCTGCGTCGGGGCGGCGGGGGGGAGGAAACGGCCGTGAACTCGTCGGCCTGGAAGGCGTTCGGTTTCGCCATGGGCATCGGCCTCAGCCTCGCCCTGATGATCGCGGCGGGCGTCGCCGGCGGCCGTTGGCTGGACGCGAGGCTGCACACGGCTCCGCTCTTCACCCTCATCGGCCTCTTCGCCGCGATGGGGCTCGGCATTTTCGCCCTGCTGCGCCAGGTCCGGGACATCACCCGGGGGGACCGGGGACGATGACCCCCGTGGCGGCCCCGCGTACCGCACTCCGGTGGATCGGCGTGGCAGCGCTCGCCGCGCTGGGCACCGCGCTCGCTGGCGTCGCGCCGGGCGTGGCGTACGGCCTGGCCGCCGGCCTGGCCCTGGGCGCCGCGAACGGCCTGATGTTCCTGCGGCGCGTCCAGATCGCGGAGCGAGCGGGCCCGGAGGCCGGGGCGCGGCTTGTCCGCGGCGGGGTGCCGGGTCGATTTTTGTTTGTCGTGGCGGCGCTGTGGCTGTTGCAAAACAGGTGGCCCGCTGTTAACATAGTTGCGGTTTTGATCGGCTTTTTCGGCTCTTGGCTGCTCTTTACGTGGGTCTTCGTGAGAAACGTGCCTCGGAATCGGTCGGACGCGCACTAGCGCGCCCGTTTGACATCAGGGGGCTGCCGCCGGATGGAACATCGCGCCGCTTGGCTCTGGCATGTTCACGGTTTCACATTCGACGCCCGGGTCCTCGTCTACACGTGGATCGTGATGGGCGTCATCGTATTGCTCGGACTTCTGGCCGTGCGCGGGGCGTCCTTGAAGCGTCCGACGGGGCTGCAGAACGCCTTCGAGACGCTGCTTGAGGTCGTCGGCCGCTTCGTCGGCGAGCAGATCCACCCGCGCCAGCAGGCGTTCATGGAGAACCTCCTGGCGGCGCTCTTCGTCTTCATCCTAGCGTCGAACCTCTTCGGCCTGATCCCGGGCCTTAGCTCGCCCACGGCGAACCTGAACACCACCTTCGGGCTGTCCATCATGGTCTTCTTCCTTGTGCAGTTCTCGGGAATCGCGATCACCGGCCTCCGCGGCTACCTGCATCACCTGAAGGGGCCGGACCTGCCGTTCGTCTGGCCGGTGTTCGCGCTCATCAACATCATCGAAGAGCTGTCCAAGCCGCTCACGCTGTCGTTCCGTCTATACGGCAACATCTTCGCCGGCGAGATCCTGATCCTTCTCCTTGCGCAGATCCCGGTCTACTTCGGCGGCTTCATCCCGGCCGTCGCCTGGTACGGGTTCAGCATCTTCGTCGGCTTCATCCAGGCGTTCGTGTTCATGATGTTGACGCTTTCTTACGTTTCGATGGTGACCTCTCACCATTGATCTCCTTCTACAGCCTGGACGCATGAAGGGGGTGACCCATTTGACGCCCGATGTTGCGCACGTCCTGTCTGCAGGAATCGCGTTTGGCCTGGCCGCGCTGGGCGCCGCCATCGGCGACGGCATGGTCACGTCGAAGATGCTTGAGGGCATGGCTCGCCAGCCGGAAGCGGCCAACGAGCTGCGCACGAACATGTTCATCAGCGTGGGCTTGATCGAAGCGCTGCCGATCATCGCGGTGGTGTTGGCGGGCTTCGTGGTCCGGTAATCGTGCCTGGTCGGGGGCGGGCCGTTCTGCCGGCGGCCTGTCCCCCGTTCCGTGTCGCCGTGGGGCGACGCGTCGCGAAGCGAGGCCCAGGGGGTGCCGATGTTGTCGATCTTCGAAAGTCTTGGGTTGAACAGCACCCTGTTTGCCCAGATCGTCAGTTTCCTCGTCCTGCTCTGGGTCCTGAGGCGGTGGGTGTTCGGTCCCATCCGCGCCCTGATGGACGAGCGCGCGGACCGCGTCGCCAAGAGCCTTGAGGACGCGGAGAACCAGCGCGAGGAGGCCGTGCGCTTGCAGCAGGAGGCGGCGAGGGCCCTGCAGGAGGCGCGCGCGGAGGCGCGGCGCATCCTGGAGCAGGCGGAGCGGACCGCGAACGCGCGCGCGCAGGAGATTCTGGACGAGGCCAAGGCCCAGGCGGAGCGACAGCTGGAGCAGGCGAAGGAGAGCATCCGGCGCGAGCGCGACCAGGCCCTTGCGGAGCTGCGCAAGGAAGTGGCCGACCTGGCGCTGGAGGTCGCCGCGAAGGTGCTCGACCAGACCGTGGACGACCGGATTCAGCGCGACCTGGTCCACCGTTTCGTCGAAGAGGTGGGGAGCGCGCGATGAGCCGGGCGGCCCGTCCGTACGCCGAGGCGCTCTTTGAGGTGGCCGCCGAACAGGGCGCGGTCGACGCCTGGGACCGGCTGCTCCAGTCCCTCGCGGCGGCGCTGGACGCGGAGGCGCGCGCCTTCCTGGCCAGTCCCGTCGTCAAGGCGGCGGCGAAACGCGATCTCCTGGCCGG belongs to Clostridia bacterium and includes:
- the atpB gene encoding F0F1 ATP synthase subunit A, encoding MEHRAAWLWHVHGFTFDARVLVYTWIVMGVIVLLGLLAVRGASLKRPTGLQNAFETLLEVVGRFVGEQIHPRQQAFMENLLAALFVFILASNLFGLIPGLSSPTANLNTTFGLSIMVFFLVQFSGIAITGLRGYLHHLKGPDLPFVWPVFALINIIEELSKPLTLSFRLYGNIFAGEILILLLAQIPVYFGGFIPAVAWYGFSIFVGFIQAFVFMMLTLSYVSMVTSHH
- the atpE gene encoding F0F1 ATP synthase subunit C, giving the protein MKGVTHLTPDVAHVLSAGIAFGLAALGAAIGDGMVTSKMLEGMARQPEAANELRTNMFISVGLIEALPIIAVVLAGFVVR
- a CDS encoding AtpZ/AtpI family protein, yielding MNSSAWKAFGFAMGIGLSLALMIAAGVAGGRWLDARLHTAPLFTLIGLFAAMGLGIFALLRQVRDITRGDRGR
- a CDS encoding ATP synthase subunit I; the encoded protein is MAALAALGTALAGVAPGVAYGLAAGLALGAANGLMFLRRVQIAERAGPEAGARLVRGGVPGRFLFVVAALWLLQNRWPAVNIVAVLIGFFGSWLLFTWVFVRNVPRNRSDAH
- the wecB gene encoding UDP-N-acetylglucosamine 2-epimerase (non-hydrolyzing); the encoded protein is MTRRPLVVSIFGTRPEAVKMAPIVRAIAADPDLEGRVLVTAQHRELLDAVLDHFDIRPDADLNLMESRQSLDRIAARAISGVAEVLREWKPDFVLVHGDTVTTVAASLAAFFERIPCGHVEAGLRSGHRWDPFPEEMDRLLADAIAEIHLAPTPRAREHLRREGVSEDRIYVTGNSAIDAFLYTVERARPPRRPETAALQGGRRVLAVETHRRENWDGAIAEIARAVGDVVDAHPDVEVIYSVHPNPVVRDAVHGVLAGKPRVHLCEPFTYPEWVYVVAHSYFVLSDSGGIQEEAPAIGKPLIVARRTTERPEAIEAGTAWLAGTSYDEIRHALETLLTDRERYQRMARARNPFGDGRAAERTVAAVKHRLGLGPRPEPFEPHAG
- the atpF gene encoding F0F1 ATP synthase subunit B yields the protein MPMLSIFESLGLNSTLFAQIVSFLVLLWVLRRWVFGPIRALMDERADRVAKSLEDAENQREEAVRLQQEAARALQEARAEARRILEQAERTANARAQEILDEAKAQAERQLEQAKESIRRERDQALAELRKEVADLALEVAAKVLDQTVDDRIQRDLVHRFVEEVGSAR